The Ralstonia pseudosolanacearum genome includes the window CGTCGGTTTCCCAGAACGCCTTGTACAAGCCTTGCAGGGCTTGGCGGGCTTGCGGCACGCTCGCGTCGGGCACGCCGATCTTGCGGGCGATGTCGTCAGCCTGAGCGTCTTGCAGGCCGGCTTGCGGATCGATCAGCAGCGTGTGGATCTTTTCCGGATGGCTTTCGGCGACTTCTTCGATGTCCATGCCGCCTTCGCTCGAGGCCATCAGCGCGACCTGCTGCGACACGCGGTCCACCACCAGCGACACGTACAGTTCCTTCTTGATGTCCGCGCCTTCTTCGATCAGCAGGCGCTTGACCAGCTTGCCCTCCGGACCGGTCTGGTGCGTCACCAGGGTCATGCCCAGGATGTTGCTGGCGTAGGTCTTGACCTCGTCCAGGCTCTTGGCAACCTTCACGCCGCCGCCCTTGCCGCGGCCGCCCGCATGAATCTGCGCCTTCACGACCCACACCGGGCCGCCCAGGGTTTCAGCGGCCTTCAGGGCCTCTTCGACCGAAAAAGCCGGAATGCCGCGCGGAACCGGCACATTGTATTTGCGCAGGATTTCCTTGCCTTGGTACTCATGGATATTCATGCGTGTTTCCTTTGCTAGGCTGGATGAGTGTGATGAAGGTTGAAAACGCGAGCGCCCGGAAACCCGTCAGGACGCAGTCCCCGATGACGGCTCGGCAATTGGCGGTTGGATCCTGGAAACCGGCTGGTAGGCAAACCAGCGCGGATAATGCTTGCGGACCACCTCGCCCTCGAAATGCAGGGCATGGCAGCCATGGAGTTGATACGGTGGTGTCTCCCCCGGCTCGATCGACCGGTGGTCATTGGAGTCGTCGCGCACCGGGGAAACATCCCCGGTGATCGCCTGAATGGCGACGGTCGGCAGCACGCCGCACAGCTCGGTCAGGTGCGTGCACCCCGCCGCGCGGCCAAGTCTCTCACGGGCGGCCTTGCGGAAACCTTTCATCAGGTTCAGGCCGACCAGCTTGCGGTAGGCCGGGCCGATCGTGTCGCAGTGCGTGGGATAGGGTA containing:
- a CDS encoding DUF2889 domain-containing protein, whose translation is MPLSNPVPRVARHRRAITVEAYLREDGLWDIEARLVDTKPHDIPLVSGSVRPQGQPLHDLWLRVTIDTHMNVVDAEACSDWVPYPTHCDTIGPAYRKLVGLNLMKGFRKAARERLGRAAGCTHLTELCGVLPTVAIQAITGDVSPVRDDSNDHRSIEPGETPPYQLHGCHALHFEGEVVRKHYPRWFAYQPVSRIQPPIAEPSSGTAS